The Streptococcus mitis genome has a segment encoding these proteins:
- the vncS gene encoding sensor histidine kinase VncS: MKRTGLFTKIFIYTFSIFSVLVICLHLAIYFLFPSTYLSHRQETIGQKVTAIAQSLEGKDRQSIEKVLDLYSKTSDIKGVVKGEMTEDKLEIKNSLPLDTDRQTTSLFIEEREVTTQDGGTMTLQFLASMDLQKEAEQISLQFLPYTLLASFLISLLVAYIYARTIVAPILEIKRVTRRMMELDSQVRLCVDSKDEIGDLKEQINSLYQHLLTVIADLHDKNEAILQLEKMKVEFLRGASHELKTPLASLKILLENMKENIGRYKDRDHYLGVALGIVDELNHHVLQILSLSSVQELRDDREQIDLHQMTQSLLKDYALLAKDRELQIDNSLTHQQAYLNPSVMKLIMSNLISNAIKHSVPGGLVQIGEREGELFIENSCSPEEQEKLAQSFSDNASRKAKGSGMGLFVVKSLLEHEKLAYRFEMQENRLTFFIAFPKVAQD; the protein is encoded by the coding sequence ATGAAACGAACAGGTTTATTTACAAAGATATTTATCTATACCTTCTCGATTTTTAGTGTTCTGGTTATCTGCCTTCATTTGGCTATTTATTTTCTTTTTCCTTCGACTTATCTGAGTCATCGTCAGGAAACCATTGGCCAGAAAGTGACAGCCATTGCCCAGTCCCTAGAAGGTAAGGATAGGCAGAGCATCGAGAAAGTGTTAGACTTGTATTCTAAGACTAGTGATATCAAGGGGGTCGTTAAGGGCGAGATGACCGAGGACAAGTTAGAAATCAAGAACAGTCTTCCTCTGGACACAGACCGCCAGACAACCTCTCTTTTTATCGAGGAGCGCGAGGTGACAACGCAGGACGGTGGTACCATGACTCTCCAGTTTTTAGCGTCCATGGATTTGCAAAAGGAAGCAGAGCAAATCAGTCTCCAGTTTCTTCCCTATACCTTGCTGGCATCCTTTCTGATTTCCCTCTTGGTGGCCTATATCTATGCTCGGACCATTGTTGCTCCGATTTTGGAAATCAAGCGGGTGACTCGTAGAATGATGGAGCTGGATTCCCAAGTGAGATTGTGCGTGGATTCCAAGGATGAGATCGGCGATCTCAAGGAACAAATCAATAGCCTCTACCAGCATCTTTTGACTGTCATTGCGGACTTGCATGACAAGAATGAAGCCATTCTCCAGCTGGAAAAGATGAAGGTCGAATTTTTGCGAGGGGCTTCTCATGAATTGAAAACACCGCTGGCTAGTTTGAAAATCCTGCTCGAAAATATGAAAGAAAATATCGGTCGCTATAAGGATAGAGACCACTATCTGGGAGTTGCCTTGGGGATTGTGGATGAGCTCAATCACCATGTTCTACAGATACTTTCTCTCTCTTCTGTGCAGGAATTGCGAGACGATAGGGAACAAATTGACTTACACCAGATGACGCAAAGTCTGCTTAAGGATTATGCTTTACTAGCCAAGGATAGAGAGCTCCAGATAGACAATAGTTTGACTCATCAGCAGGCTTATCTAAATCCATCTGTCATGAAGTTGATTATGTCTAACCTTATCAGTAATGCTATTAAGCACTCTGTTCCAGGTGGCTTGGTTCAAATTGGCGAAAGAGAAGGGGAACTCTTTATCGAGAATAGCTGTAGTCCTGAAGAACAAGAAAAACTGGCTCAGTCTTTTTCTGATAATGCTAGTCGTAAGGCCAAGGGGTCTGGGATGGGGCTCTTTGTTGTTAAAAGTTTATTAGAACATGAAAAATTAGCTTATCGTTTTGAAATGCAGGAGAATCGTTTAACTTTCTTTATAGCTTTTCCAAAAGTTGCTCAAGACTAG
- the vncR gene encoding response regulator transcription factor VncR: protein MKILIVEDEEMIREGVSDYLTDCGYETIEAADGQEALEQFSSYEVALILLDIQMPKLNGLEVLAEIRKTSQVPVLMLTAFQDEEYKMSAFASLADGYLEKPFSLSLLKVRVDAIFKRYYDTGRIFSYKDARVDFESYSASLAGQEVAINAKELEILDYLVKNEGRALTRSQIIDAVWKATDEVPFDRVIDVYIKELRKKLDLDCILTVRNVGYKLERK, encoded by the coding sequence ATGAAAATTTTAATTGTAGAAGATGAAGAGATGATCCGTGAGGGGGTCAGTGACTATTTGACGGATTGTGGTTATGAAACCATTGAGGCAGCGGACGGACAAGAAGCCTTGGAGCAATTTTCTAGCTATGAGGTGGCCCTGATTTTACTGGATATCCAGATGCCCAAACTCAATGGCTTAGAAGTTCTAGCTGAGATTCGTAAGACTAGTCAGGTCCCTGTCCTGATGTTGACCGCCTTTCAGGATGAGGAATACAAGATGAGTGCTTTTGCTTCTCTGGCAGATGGATATCTGGAAAAGCCTTTTTCTCTGTCCCTCTTAAAAGTAAGAGTAGACGCGATTTTCAAGCGCTATTATGATACAGGACGAATCTTCTCCTATAAAGATGCCAGGGTGGATTTTGAGAGCTACAGTGCCAGCCTAGCAGGTCAAGAAGTGGCTATCAATGCCAAAGAGTTGGAAATTCTGGACTATCTGGTGAAAAATGAAGGACGGGCCTTGACTCGGTCTCAGATAATCGATGCCGTCTGGAAGGCGACAGATGAGGTTCCCTTTGACCGTGTCATTGATGTTTATATCAAGGAACTGCGGAAAAAGCTAGACTTGGACTGCATCCTCACTGTGCGCAATGTTGGTTATAAATTGGAGCGAAAATGA
- the vex3 gene encoding ABC transporter permease subunit Vex3: MLHNAFAYVTRKFFKSIVIFLIILLMASLSLVGLSIKGATAKASQETFKNITNSFSMQINRRVNQGTPRGAGNIKGEDIKKITENKAIESYVKRINAIGDLTGYDLIETPETKKNLTPDRAKHFGSSLMITGVNDSSKEDKFVSGSYKLVEGEHLTNDDKDKILLHKDLAAKHGWKVGDKVKLDSNIYDADNEKGAKETVEVTIKGLFDGHNKSAVTYSQELYENTAITDIHTAAKLYGYTEDTAIYGDATFFVTADKNLDDVMKELNGISGINWKSYTLVKSSSNYPALEQSISGMYKMANLLFWGSLSFSVLLLALLLSLWINARRKEVGILLSIGLKQASILGQFITESILIAVPALVSAYFLATYTARAIGNTVLANVTSGVAKQASKAAQASNLGGGAEVDGFSKTLSSLDISIQTSDFIIVFVLALVLVVLVMALASSNLLRKQPKELLLDSE; encoded by the coding sequence ATGTTACACAACGCATTTGCCTATGTTACAAGGAAGTTTTTCAAATCGATTGTCATCTTCCTGATTATTCTCCTCATGGCGAGCTTGAGTTTGGTCGGCTTATCGATCAAGGGAGCTACTGCCAAAGCTTCTCAGGAGACCTTTAAAAATATCACCAACAGCTTCTCCATGCAAATCAATCGTCGCGTCAATCAAGGAACGCCACGTGGTGCTGGGAATATTAAGGGTGAGGACATCAAAAAAATCACCGAAAACAAGGCCATTGAGTCTTATGTGAAACGCATCAACGCTATCGGAGATTTGACTGGATATGACCTTATCGAAACGCCAGAAACCAAGAAAAATCTGACTCCTGACCGTGCCAAACATTTTGGAAGTAGCTTAATGATTACAGGTGTCAATGACTCCTCTAAAGAAGACAAGTTTGTCTCTGGTTCTTATAAACTGGTTGAAGGAGAGCACTTAACAAACGACGACAAGGACAAAATCCTCCTGCACAAGGACTTGGCAGCCAAACACGGCTGGAAAGTCGGGGATAAGGTTAAACTGGACTCCAATATCTACGATGCAGACAATGAAAAAGGAGCCAAGGAAACAGTCGAAGTGACAATCAAGGGACTCTTTGATGGTCACAATAAGTCGGCAGTAACCTACTCACAAGAACTATACGAGAACACAGCTATCACAGACATCCATACGGCTGCTAAACTTTATGGCTACACAGAAGACACAGCTATTTATGGGGACGCAACCTTCTTTGTAACAGCGGACAAGAACTTGGATGATGTTATGAAAGAGTTGAATGGCATCAGTGGTATCAACTGGAAGAGTTATACACTCGTTAAGAGCTCCTCTAACTACCCAGCTCTTGAGCAATCTATCTCTGGTATGTACAAGATGGCCAACCTCCTCTTCTGGGGTAGCTTGAGCTTCTCAGTCCTTCTCCTTGCCCTCTTGCTCAGCCTTTGGATCAATGCTCGTCGCAAGGAAGTGGGAATTCTCCTCTCTATCGGTCTCAAGCAGGCAAGTATCTTGGGTCAATTCATTACTGAATCGATTTTGATTGCAGTCCCTGCTCTTGTTTCTGCTTACTTCTTAGCTACTTACACAGCGCGTGCAATCGGAAACACTGTCCTAGCCAATGTTACTTCAGGTGTTGCCAAACAGGCTAGCAAGGCGGCTCAAGCCTCTAACCTTGGTGGTGGTGCAGAAGTAGATGGTTTTAGTAAGACCTTGTCGAGCCTAGATATTTCTATTCAGACATCAGACTTTATCATCGTCTTTGTCCTTGCCTTGGTTCTAGTGGTTCTCGTTATGGCGCTTGCTTCAAGCAATCTCCTTAGAAAACAACCAAAAGAACTCTTGCTGGATAGCGAATAA
- the vex2 gene encoding ABC transporter ATP-binding subunit Vex2 — MTLLQLQDLTYRYKNTAEAVLYQINYNFEPGKFYSIIGESGAGKSTLLSLLAGLDSPVEGSILFQGEDIRKKGYSYHRMHHISLVFQNYNLIDYLSPLENIRLVNKKASKDTLLELGLDESQIKRNVLQLSGGQQQRVAIARSLVSEAPVILADEPTGNLDPKTAGDIVELLKSLAQKTGKCVIVVTHSKEVAQASDITLELKDKKLTETRNTTK, encoded by the coding sequence ATGACTTTATTACAATTGCAAGACCTTACCTACCGTTATAAGAACACTGCTGAAGCAGTCCTATATCAGATCAATTATAATTTTGAACCCGGGAAATTTTACAGTATTATTGGTGAGTCAGGAGCAGGAAAATCCACACTCTTGTCCCTACTTGCTGGTCTAGATAGTCCTGTTGAAGGTTCTATCCTTTTTCAAGGAGAGGATATTCGTAAGAAGGGTTATTCTTACCATCGCATGCACCATATTTCCCTGGTCTTTCAAAATTATAACTTGATAGATTATCTTTCTCCACTGGAAAATATCCGCTTGGTCAATAAAAAGGCAAGCAAGGATACACTGCTTGAACTTGGTTTGGATGAAAGTCAGATCAAGCGGAATGTTCTCCAGTTATCAGGGGGTCAACAGCAACGTGTTGCCATTGCTCGTAGTTTGGTATCAGAAGCTCCAGTTATTCTAGCGGATGAGCCAACAGGAAATCTGGACCCTAAAACTGCTGGAGATATTGTCGAACTGCTCAAATCACTTGCCCAGAAAACAGGTAAATGTGTCATCGTCGTAACCCACAGTAAAGAAGTGGCTCAAGCGTCAGATATTACACTTGAGTTGAAGGATAAGAAACTGACTGAAACTCGTAACACTACAAAATAA
- a CDS encoding ABC transporter permease, with protein sequence MNPIQRAWAYVSRKRLRSFILFLILLVLLAGISACLTLMKSNKTVETNLYKSLNTSFSIKKIENGQTFKLSDIASVSKIKGLENISPELETVAKLKDKEAVSGEQSVERDDLSAADKNLVSLTALEDSSKDVTFTSSAFNLKEGRHLQKGDSKKILIHEELAKKNGISLHDKLGFDAGQSEAGKGQTVEFEIVGIFSGKKQEKFTGLSSDFSENQVFTDYESSQTLLGNSEPQVSAARFYVENPKEMDGLMKQVENLALESQGYQVEKENKAFEQIKDSVATFQTFLTIFLYGMLIAGAGALILVLSLWLRERVYEVGILLALGKGKSSIFLQFCLEVVLVSLGALLPAFVAGNAITSYLLQTVLASGDQASLQDTLAKASSLSTSILSFAESYVFLVLLSCLSVALCFLFLFRKSPKKILSSIS encoded by the coding sequence ATGAATCCGATCCAAAGAGCTTGGGCTTATGTCAGCAGAAAACGACTGAGAAGTTTTATTTTATTTCTGATTTTATTGGTCCTATTGGCCGGAATTTCAGCCTGTTTGACGCTGATGAAGTCCAACAAAACAGTTGAAACCAATCTTTACAAATCACTCAATACATCTTTTTCTATTAAGAAGATAGAGAACGGTCAGACTTTCAAGTTGTCAGATATAGCATCTGTAAGCAAGATTAAGGGACTGGAAAATATTTCTCCTGAACTCGAGACGGTCGCAAAACTAAAAGACAAGGAAGCAGTGAGTGGCGAGCAGAGTGTGGAGCGTGATGATTTGTCAGCTGCGGATAAGAACTTGGTCAGCTTAACGGCTCTTGAGGATTCATCCAAGGATGTCACATTTACCAGCTCGGCTTTCAATCTAAAAGAAGGGCGACACCTTCAAAAAGGGGATTCCAAGAAAATTCTTATTCACGAAGAGTTGGCTAAGAAGAATGGTATTTCGCTTCATGACAAGCTTGGCTTTGACGCTGGACAGTCTGAAGCTGGTAAAGGACAAACTGTCGAGTTTGAAATCGTCGGAATCTTCTCTGGTAAAAAACAAGAGAAATTCACAGGCTTATCTTCCGACTTCAGTGAAAACCAGGTCTTTACAGACTATGAAAGTAGCCAAACCCTTTTAGGAAATAGTGAACCTCAAGTCAGTGCTGCTCGCTTCTATGTAGAAAATCCTAAGGAAATGGACGGGCTCATGAAGCAAGTGGAAAACTTGGCTTTAGAAAGTCAAGGCTACCAAGTCGAGAAGGAAAATAAGGCCTTTGAACAAATCAAGGACTCAGTAGCAACCTTCCAAACCTTCCTCACCATCTTCCTTTATGGGATGTTGATAGCAGGAGCTGGGGCCTTAATTTTAGTCTTGTCTCTCTGGTTGAGAGAAAGGGTCTACGAAGTGGGGATTCTTCTGGCACTTGGAAAAGGCAAGAGTTCAATCTTCCTACAGTTCTGTTTAGAGGTAGTTTTGGTATCTCTCGGTGCTTTGCTTCCAGCATTTGTTGCAGGAAACGCCATCACCTCTTATCTACTCCAAACTGTCTTAGCCAGTGGAGATCAGGCAAGCTTACAAGATACACTAGCCAAAGCAAGCAGTCTATCAACCAGCATCCTATCTTTTGCAGAATCCTATGTTTTTCTAGTTCTGCTTAGTTGCTTATCTGTAGCCCTTTGTTTCCTATTCTTATTTAGAAAATCGCCTAAGAAAATTTTATCATCTATTAGTTAA
- a CDS encoding cysteine hydrolase family protein gives MTKALISIDYTEDFVADSGKLTAGAPAQAISDAISKVTRLAFERGDYIFFTIDAHEENDCFHPESKLFPPHNLIGTSGRNLYGDLGTFYQEHGSDSRVFWMDKRHYSAFSGTDLDIRLRERRVQTVILTGVLTDICVLHTAIDAYNLGYEIEIVKPSVASIWPENHQFALGHFKNTLGAKLVDENLNELSE, from the coding sequence ATGACTAAGGCTTTAATTTCGATTGATTATACAGAAGATTTTGTTGCTGATAGTGGAAAATTGACAGCAGGCGCTCCAGCTCAGGCGATTTCGGATGCCATCAGCAAGGTAACTAGATTAGCTTTTGAACGAGGAGATTACATCTTCTTTACAATAGATGCTCACGAAGAAAACGATTGTTTCCATCCAGAAAGCAAGCTATTTCCTCCTCACAATTTGATTGGGACTAGTGGACGCAATTTATACGGAGATTTGGGGACCTTTTATCAAGAGCATGGTTCAGACAGTCGTGTCTTTTGGATGGATAAACGCCATTACTCAGCTTTTTCAGGGACTGACCTGGATATCCGTTTGAGAGAGCGTCGGGTTCAGACAGTCATTTTAACAGGAGTCTTGACAGATATCTGTGTCCTACATACAGCTATAGATGCCTATAATCTTGGATATGAGATTGAGATTGTTAAACCATCTGTTGCTTCCATCTGGCCTGAAAATCACCAATTTGCCCTAGGGCATTTCAAAAATACACTTGGAGCTAAGTTAGTAGATGAAAATCTAAATGAACTTTCTGAGTAA